A single window of Salvia splendens isolate huo1 chromosome 8, SspV2, whole genome shotgun sequence DNA harbors:
- the LOC121744835 gene encoding uncharacterized protein LOC121744835 translates to MSCFQSAVVALRTVYPKAVVWSEENLVAVACGAAVIILNPHNPKVRGVITVPSSKRFPTGKIDVDGGGADLLNGCLLPYHLSRETRPCVRSISWSPAGLAKDAGCLLALCTTSGHVKLYRRPHCSPEWIEVVNISEVLYNYYKSTNFGECQIVPLEGSDVIPRQDTANKGTRLRKCINHRRQKTANVVSEDHENLGEKNNWQIVSSSFYEGDPLEEVTEDCLPLISAQQYASRNEMLMSLIIAWSPILETSGNDVAFPSSSSNCCSILAVGGKCGKISLWRVRAPECYSTDNAGHASEVRLVGLEKVHDSWITAISWVGYGSNDSKTQFALATGSSDGSVKIWLVNGEKLLKASEVINDSLSLLREVATVDSSMISVLSLTVPARSPTKLFLAIGKSSGSFELCTLDTSTDKFDNVGCYNAHDSTVSGLAWAFDGRCLYSCSQNNSLKSWIFVGDSLSEVSLPRSSPGLKSSTEFAHALDSCFGLSVSPGNLAVAVVRRYDSDLLDPMYEGRSHKSAVEFLWVGGQQLDPSVVTSSEIAKETFPGFPEKELTWWEMNILGRLNKYENPNRLLNIFDIVAALRAFKQSAPKYVEHILLKCLASCLGSKCEISRKLLSEAPKLLTMHSSRQLHLINIISREVVLKEFMTENVSGKEHVLEGLSGDKKEEINLWMDLLLSCEKELLLRLVSISISAEEFSGVGGDGLPQMKQWLLQNVKDEYKFLAAEIREVKKRKLEETSEHEVHDRCHFCTGVVPFESTEYATCSGSIDKTGVNRTHKLQRCAVTLQILPTKPSWYCMCCHRRASKMAPTILFAMPRYPSDFKSFVESPTHKHTSTPCCPFCGILLHRSQPQYFLSPSPC, encoded by the exons ATGTCCTGCTTCCAATCCGCCGTCGTCGCATTGCGGACTGTTTACCCCAAGGCCGTCGTCTGGTCGGAAGAGAATTTGGTGGCGGTGGCCTGTGGCGCAGCTGTTATAATTCTG AATCCTCATAATCCTAAAGTTCGAGGTGTGATTACCGTTCCATCTAGCAAGCGCTTTCCCACTGGGAAGATTGATGTTGATGGCGGAG GTGCGGATTTGCTAAATGGGTGCTTGCTTCCATATCATTTATCAAGGGAAACTCGTCCTTGTGTTCGGTCGATTTCTTGGTCTCCTGCAGGTCTCGCCAAAGATGCTGG CTGCTTGCTTGCTCTTTGCACCACCAGCGGGCATGTGAAGCTTTACCGTCGTCCACATTGTTCTCCGGAGTGGATAGAG GTTGTGAATATATCTGAAGTGTTATATAATTACTACAAGAGCACCAATTTTGGGGAGTGTCAAATTGTACCCTTGGAAGGTTCTGAC GTTATACCAAGACAAGATACTGCAAATAAGGGTACACGTTTGAGAAAGTGTATCAACCATAGAAGACAAAAAACAGCTAAT GTAGTATCAGAAGACCATGAAAATTTGGGTGAGAAGAACAATTGGCAAATTGTTTCCTCCTCTTTCTATGAAGGGGACCCTCTGGAGGAAGTGACGGAAGACTGTCTTCCATTAATATCTGCACAGCAGTATGCTTCTCGCAATGAAATGCTAATGTCACTTATTATTGCCTGGTCTCCAATTCTGGAGACATCTGGAAACGATGTGGCTTTTCCTTCTAGCTCTTCTAATTGCTGCTCAATTCTTGCTGTTGGTGGAAAGTGCGGTAAAATTTCATTGTGGAGAGTTCGTGCACCTGAGTGCTATTCTACTGATAATGCTGGGCACGCGAGTGAGGTTCGACTTGTTGGCCTTGAGAAGGTACATGATAGCTGGATTACAGCAATTAGTTGGGTTGGATATGGGTCTAATGATTCAAAGACCCAGTTTGCATTGGCTACTGGGAGTTCTGATGGTAG TGTGAAGATCTGGCTGGTAAATGGTGAAAAATTACTCAAGGCGTCTGAAGTTATCAATGATTCATTATCATTGTTGAGGGAG GTTGCGACTGTTGATTCTTCTATGATATCTGTACTTTCACTTACTGTGCCCGCTCGATCACCAACGAAATTGTTCTTGGCTATTGGCAAAAGTTCCGGATCCTTTGAATTGTGTACCCTTGACACATCTACTGACAAATTTGACAACGTTGGCTGTTATAATGCACATGACAGCACG GTTTCTGGTTTAGCTTGGGCGTTTGATGGACGTTGTTTGTACAGCTGTAGTCAG AATAACTCCTTGAAGAGCTGGATTTTCGTTGGAGATTCTCTGTCTGAAGTGTCACTTCCCCGAAGCAGTCCTGGTTTGAAGAGCTCCACAGAG TTCGCTCATGCATTAGACTCTTGCTTTGGTCTATCGGTATCTCCTGGAAATTTGGCAGTTGCTGTG GTTCGCAGATATGACAGTGATCTACTAGATCCGATGTATGAAGGAAG ATCTCATAAATCTGCAGTTGAGTTCCTTTGGGTTGGAGGCCAGCAATTGGACCCTTCTGTTGTTACATCTTCAGAGATAGCAAAGGAAACATTTCCTGGATTCCCGGAGAAAGAACTGACTTGGTGGGAAATGAATATACTCGGGCGTCTTAACAAGTATGAGAACCCCAACAGGCTTCTGAACATTTTTGATATCGTGGCAGCTCTCCGAGCCTTCAAGCAGTCTGCACCCAAGTATGTAGAGCATATCCTGCTGAAATGTCTGGCATCTTGCTTAGGATCCAAGTGTGAAATATCTCGTAAATTATTGTCTGAAGCGCCTAAGCTTCTGACCATGCACTCATCCCGTCAGTTGCACCTCATAAACATAATCAGCAGGGAAGTGGTGCTTAAAGAATTCATGACAGAGAACGTGAGCGGAAAAGAACATGTATTAGAAGGCTTGAGTGGTGACAAGAAAGAAGAAATAAATCTGTGGATGGACTTACTACTTAGCTGTGAAAAAGAACTCTTGTTGAGGCTTGTCAGCATTAGTATTTCAGCAGAAGAATTTTCCGGAGTTGGAGGTGATGGATTGCCACAGATGAAGCAGTGGCTTTTGCAAAATGTGAAAGACGAATACAAATTCCTTGCAGCAGAAATTAGAGAGGTTAAGAAGAG GAAACTAGAGGAAACCTCAGAACACGAAGTGCATGATCGCTGCCACTTCTGCACAGGCGTTGTGCCATTCGAATCAACTGAGTACGCAACTTGCTCCGGATCAATAGACAAAACTGGGGTTAATCGAACGCACAAGCTTCAAAGGTGTGCAGTTACTCTCCAGATTCTACCAACTAAGCCCTCCTGGTATTGTATGTGTTGCCACAGACGGGCTTCAAAGATGGCGCCCACCATTTTGTTCGCCATGCCCAGGTATCCTTCCGATTTCAAGTCTTTCGTAGAGTCTCCTACTCACAAGCATACTTCGACACCATGCTGTCCCTTCTGCGGCATACTTCTACATAGATCGCAACCGCAATATTTTCTGTCACCTTCCCCATGTTGA